Proteins from a single region of Nitrospinota bacterium:
- a CDS encoding radical SAM protein, with product MECSHIPSISYAQFSERLHKQVVAKRIPILGSFELTFRCNLRCAHCYCNLPLNSRDAISKELKTGEIFNIFDQIAEAGCLWLLLTGGEPLLRKDFLEIYTYAKKKGFLISLFTNGTLITPKIADYLAESPPSEVEITLYGVTKETHEKVTGIPGSFKRCQKGIELLLARKIPLRLKTMAMTLNRNELSNIKEYAEGLGVKFRFDPELNPRLDHSKTPCNFRLSPEEVVKLDLADEKRIKEWREFCEKFLGPPEFDNLYLCGAG from the coding sequence ATGGAATGCTCTCATATTCCTTCTATCAGCTATGCTCAGTTTAGTGAGCGGTTGCATAAGCAGGTTGTAGCCAAGAGGATTCCAATTCTGGGATCATTTGAACTTACCTTTCGCTGCAACCTTCGCTGTGCTCATTGCTATTGCAACTTACCCTTAAATAGCCGAGATGCTATCAGCAAGGAACTTAAAACCGGAGAAATCTTCAATATCTTTGACCAGATAGCTGAGGCAGGATGTCTATGGCTGCTGCTAACTGGAGGGGAACCTCTGCTGCGAAAAGACTTTTTGGAAATTTACACTTACGCCAAGAAGAAAGGCTTCCTTATCTCTCTATTTACTAACGGGACACTTATTACGCCAAAGATTGCCGATTATCTGGCTGAATCGCCGCCGTCTGAGGTGGAGATTACATTATATGGTGTGACTAAAGAGACTCATGAAAAAGTAACTGGAATTCCTGGCTCATTTAAGCGCTGTCAAAAGGGTATTGAATTACTTTTAGCGAGAAAAATTCCTTTAAGGCTGAAGACCATGGCCATGACCTTAAACCGGAATGAGCTTTCGAATATAAAAGAATACGCTGAAGGCTTAGGAGTGAAGTTCCGTTTCGACCCTGAACTCAATCCAAGGCTGGACCACTCTAAAACTCCTTGCAATTTCCGGTTATCTCCTGAAGAGGTTGTCAAGCTAGATTTAGCGGATGAGAAAAGAATTAAAGAATGGCGGGAATTCTGCGAAAAGTTTTTAGGCCCGCCCGAATTTGACAATCTTTATCTCTGTGGTGCAGGCG
- a CDS encoding PqqD family protein translates to MHLRDKVYKKSDSIVSRKIADEFILVPIRQNVGDLESISTLNEVAARIWELIDGKMKVREIKDKIVEEFEVTPQHAEKDLVEYLHQLKEIEAIIEG, encoded by the coding sequence ATGCATCTACGCGATAAAGTTTATAAAAAAAGCGATTCAATTGTATCCAGGAAGATAGCCGATGAGTTTATCCTGGTTCCAATCAGGCAAAACGTGGGTGATCTGGAAAGTATCAGCACTCTGAACGAGGTAGCTGCCCGCATCTGGGAGCTTATCGACGGAAAAATGAAAGTCAGAGAAATAAAAGATAAGATAGTCGAGGAATTTGAAGTCACTCCTCAACATGCTGAAAAGGATCTTGTAGAGTATCTACACCAATTGAAGGAAATTGAAGCTATAATTGAAGGGTAA